A part of Quatrionicoccus australiensis genomic DNA contains:
- a CDS encoding circularly permuted type 2 ATP-grasp protein — translation MARTLLAIYPHSARRYDEMLDADGTVRPHWRQFFIHLDAVAPDEMHRRLDFVDRRIQENGVTYNVYADPSGADRPWALDPLPLIISAEEWAEVSAAVAQRATLLNAILADLYGEQKLLAEGLLPPALVYGQHGYLWPCQGIKPAGGVWLHQYAVDLARSPDGRWWVIADRTQAPSGAGYALENRLIVSRVFPEMFSDLHVQHLADFFRDQQDGLAAIAPVDAGEQPHIVLLTPGPYNETYFEHAYLARYLGFPLVEGQDLTVRGDTVYLKTLRGLKRVHVILRRQDDDYCDPLELRGDSALGIPGLLNVARAGRVAIANALGSGLLSSGALMGFLPAICRKLLGEELAMPSVATWWCGEKPALEYVRENFDDLVIKPAYPTQRMDPVFGHELEGAAREEMLRRIEARPHAYVAQEMVDLSQGPTWSRSHERRLLARPVGLRAYAVSSADGYSVMPGGLARVATGANARIISMQRGGASKDAWVLTDGPVSEFTLLKPSVGVRDLVRAGANLTSRVVENLFWLGRYSERFDDSARMLRVALSRVVESGGEKTPALTSAMEMAMLIGILPKPEEDNEIKEGSEHVLLEAIYDPDQPGSLAGNIRSLMWAATHVRDRLSLDHWHSLNRLQREQQTALKAHPTLVEAIAFLDRVLGVSSSLTGFAMDNMTRDDGWRFLIIGRRLERLSFLAQAIAYFLTMASTRGPGSLEWLLELTDSIITYRSRYSRLPELLPVLDLLVFDNSNPHGVAFQGGVVARYLDRMARDLGDDSGSLLPDVLARLREFDMSKLEHAQLDSSRADSPCAELAKLLRELDAAAVKLSDWLGMRYFTHVGDVSRQTMAL, via the coding sequence ATGGCCCGCACACTCCTCGCAATCTACCCCCACAGCGCTCGCCGCTACGATGAAATGCTCGACGCTGACGGCACTGTCCGTCCGCACTGGCGGCAGTTCTTCATTCATCTTGACGCGGTCGCGCCTGACGAAATGCATCGTCGCCTTGATTTCGTCGATCGACGGATCCAGGAAAACGGGGTCACCTACAACGTTTACGCCGATCCCAGCGGCGCCGACCGGCCGTGGGCGCTCGACCCGCTGCCGCTGATCATCTCGGCAGAAGAGTGGGCCGAAGTCTCGGCTGCGGTCGCGCAACGGGCAACCCTGCTCAATGCCATTCTGGCCGACCTCTACGGCGAGCAGAAGCTGCTTGCCGAAGGCCTGCTGCCGCCGGCGCTGGTCTATGGCCAGCACGGCTATCTGTGGCCCTGTCAGGGCATCAAGCCGGCCGGCGGTGTCTGGCTGCATCAATATGCGGTCGATCTGGCGCGTTCGCCGGATGGTCGCTGGTGGGTGATTGCCGACCGCACGCAGGCGCCGTCCGGGGCCGGTTATGCACTGGAAAACCGCCTGATCGTTTCGCGCGTTTTCCCGGAAATGTTCAGCGACCTGCACGTGCAGCATCTGGCCGACTTCTTCCGCGACCAGCAGGATGGCCTGGCTGCCATCGCACCGGTCGACGCAGGCGAACAGCCGCATATTGTGCTGCTGACGCCGGGACCGTACAACGAAACCTATTTCGAGCACGCCTATCTCGCGCGTTATCTCGGCTTCCCGCTGGTCGAGGGGCAGGATCTGACGGTGCGCGGCGATACCGTTTATCTGAAGACCCTGCGCGGCCTGAAGCGGGTGCATGTCATCCTGCGCCGGCAGGATGATGACTACTGCGATCCGCTTGAGTTGCGCGGCGATTCGGCGCTTGGCATCCCCGGGCTGCTCAACGTGGCGCGCGCCGGGCGTGTTGCGATTGCCAACGCGCTGGGCAGCGGTCTGCTGTCGTCCGGCGCGCTGATGGGCTTTCTGCCGGCAATCTGCCGCAAGCTGCTCGGTGAGGAACTGGCGATGCCCTCGGTGGCGACTTGGTGGTGCGGCGAAAAGCCGGCCCTGGAATACGTGCGCGAAAACTTCGACGATCTGGTCATCAAGCCGGCTTACCCGACGCAGCGCATGGACCCGGTGTTCGGGCATGAACTGGAAGGCGCGGCGCGCGAGGAAATGCTGCGCCGTATCGAAGCCCGGCCGCATGCCTATGTCGCCCAGGAAATGGTCGATCTGTCGCAAGGCCCGACCTGGAGCCGTTCGCACGAGCGGCGCCTGCTTGCCCGCCCGGTCGGTCTGCGTGCATACGCAGTGTCCTCGGCCGATGGTTATTCCGTGATGCCGGGTGGCCTGGCGCGCGTCGCGACCGGTGCCAATGCCCGCATCATCTCGATGCAGCGCGGTGGCGCCTCGAAGGACGCCTGGGTGCTGACCGATGGCCCGGTCAGCGAATTCACGCTGTTGAAGCCCTCGGTCGGGGTGCGCGATCTGGTCCGGGCCGGCGCCAACCTGACTTCGCGCGTCGTCGAGAACCTGTTCTGGCTTGGCCGTTACTCCGAGCGTTTCGACGACAGTGCCCGCATGTTGCGGGTTGCCTTGAGCCGGGTGGTCGAGTCGGGTGGCGAGAAGACGCCGGCCCTGACTTCGGCCATGGAAATGGCCATGCTGATCGGTATCCTGCCCAAGCCGGAAGAGGATAACGAGATCAAGGAAGGCAGCGAGCATGTCCTGCTCGAGGCAATTTACGATCCGGATCAGCCGGGCAGCCTGGCCGGCAATATCCGCAGCCTGATGTGGGCGGCGACGCATGTGCGCGATCGCCTGTCGCTCGATCACTGGCATTCGCTGAACCGTCTGCAGCGCGAGCAGCAGACCGCGCTGAAGGCGCATCCGACCCTGGTCGAGGCGATTGCCTTCCTCGATCGCGTCCTTGGTGTTTCGTCGTCGCTGACCGGGTTTGCGATGGACAACATGACGCGTGATGACGGCTGGCGTTTCCTGATCATCGGTCGACGTCTCGAACGCCTCTCTTTCCTGGCGCAGGCGATTGCCTATTTCCTGACCATGGCATCGACGCGCGGACCGGGCAGCCTTGAATGGCTGCTCGAACTGACCGACTCGATCATTACCTATCGTTCGCGCTACTCGCGTCTGCCCGAGTTGCTGCCGGTGCTCGACCTGCTCGTTTTCGACAACAGCAATCCGCACGGCGTGGCCTTCCAGGGCGGCGTCGTGGCGCGCTATCTCGACCGCATGGCACGCGATCTGGGTGACGACAGCGGCAGTCTGCTGCCCGATGTGCTGGCCCGGTTGCGCGAATTCGACATGAGCAAGCTCGAGCATGCGCAACTCGACAGCAGTCGCGCCGACTCGCCCTGCGCCGAACTGGCCAAACTGCTGCGCGAGCTTGATGCGGCAGCCGTGAAGTTGTCGGACTGGCTGGGCATGCGCTACTTCACCCATGTCGGCGATGTCAGCCGGCAAACGATGGCGCTCTGA
- a CDS encoding transglutaminase family protein — protein MDKTPVRYHVLHETTYDYGCNISLSQQQLHLSPRILAWQQIEEQCITIKPVPTWRRDGQDAFGNPVTWMAFHAPHDSLRISSVMAVAVMPHLPVDLESSLPWEEVRERLAYDASAPKPEDLDATRFLFESAHVRIKHELADYAADCFPPETPVLVGAQALMAKIFREFKFDPEATTVSTPVMEVLEKKRGVCQDFAHLMIACLRALGLSARYVSGYLLTRPPPGKPRLIGADASHAWVSVYAPGFGDNWVDFDPTNNLLPDTEHITVAIGRDFGDISPLRGIILGGGGAEPEVAVTVTPLDEEELLPELAGKAPAKAAEKVPKAPEADVEEA, from the coding sequence ATGGACAAGACTCCCGTCCGCTATCACGTCCTGCACGAAACGACGTACGACTACGGCTGCAATATTTCCCTGTCGCAGCAGCAACTGCATCTCTCGCCGCGCATCCTTGCCTGGCAGCAGATCGAGGAGCAGTGCATCACGATCAAGCCGGTGCCGACCTGGCGTCGCGATGGTCAGGATGCCTTCGGCAATCCGGTGACCTGGATGGCTTTCCATGCACCGCATGACAGTCTGCGCATCAGTTCGGTGATGGCGGTTGCGGTCATGCCGCATCTGCCGGTCGATCTGGAAAGCTCACTGCCCTGGGAAGAAGTGCGCGAACGCCTGGCCTACGATGCTTCGGCGCCGAAGCCGGAAGATCTCGATGCGACGCGCTTCCTGTTCGAAAGTGCCCACGTCCGCATCAAACATGAACTGGCCGATTACGCGGCCGACTGCTTCCCGCCGGAAACGCCGGTGCTGGTCGGGGCCCAGGCGCTGATGGCGAAAATCTTCCGCGAGTTCAAATTCGATCCGGAGGCGACCACGGTGTCGACGCCGGTCATGGAAGTTCTCGAAAAGAAACGCGGCGTTTGCCAGGATTTCGCTCACCTGATGATTGCCTGCCTACGCGCGCTCGGCCTGTCGGCACGCTATGTCAGCGGTTATCTGCTGACCCGGCCGCCGCCCGGCAAGCCGCGCCTGATCGGCGCCGATGCCTCGCATGCCTGGGTTTCGGTGTATGCGCCGGGCTTCGGTGACAATTGGGTGGACTTCGATCCGACCAACAACCTGCTGCCCGATACCGAGCACATCACGGTCGCCATCGGCCGCGATTTCGGCGACATCTCGCCGCTGCGCGGCATCATCCTTGGTGGCGGCGGGGCCGAACCGGAAGTGGCCGTAACGGTCACGCCGCTCGACGAGGAAGAGTTGCTGCCGGAACTGGCCGGCAAGGCGCCCGCCAAGGCGGCGGAAAAAGTGCCGAAGGCGCCGGAAGCCGACGTCGAGGAAGCCTGA
- a CDS encoding TIGR03862 family flavoprotein — protein sequence MPRIAIIGGGPAGLMAAEVIAAASENCPFGTVDRLEVQVFDAMPSVGRKFLMAGKGGMNITHAEPLPAFIARYGERSGEVAAWLARFGPASLRDWIHGLGIETFVGTSDRVFPTDMKAAPLLRAWLHRLRELGVQFHVRHRWLGWTAERTLRFATPAGEIECIADAVVLALGGGSWAKLGSDGAWVPLLLERGVAVAPLKPANCGFDVAWSRHFSERFAGHPVKPVVASVAGLSRQGEFNITAGGIEGGLVYALSAPLRDALERDGKAALTLDLAPGRTLERLSADLARPRGRDSLANHLRRRAGLDGVKAGLLRELCPPEALTDTASLAAAIKALPLPVQAARPIDEAISSAGGIRLAALDARLMLAELPGTFAAGEMLDWEAPTGGYLLTACFASGRVAGEGVLDWLAGWDQQGISG from the coding sequence ATGCCGCGGATTGCCATCATCGGTGGCGGTCCGGCGGGCTTGATGGCGGCGGAGGTGATTGCCGCCGCGTCTGAAAATTGCCCGTTCGGGACGGTCGACCGTCTGGAAGTGCAGGTTTTCGATGCCATGCCCTCGGTCGGTCGCAAATTCCTGATGGCCGGCAAGGGCGGCATGAACATCACGCACGCCGAGCCGCTGCCCGCTTTCATTGCCCGCTACGGCGAGCGTAGCGGCGAAGTGGCTGCCTGGCTGGCGCGTTTCGGCCCGGCTTCGCTGCGCGACTGGATCCATGGCCTGGGTATCGAAACCTTTGTCGGTACTTCCGATCGCGTCTTTCCGACCGACATGAAGGCGGCGCCGCTGTTGCGTGCCTGGCTGCACCGCCTGCGCGAGCTTGGCGTGCAATTCCATGTCCGGCATCGCTGGCTGGGCTGGACGGCCGAGCGGACATTGCGTTTTGCGACGCCGGCCGGCGAAATCGAATGCATCGCCGATGCGGTGGTCCTGGCGCTGGGTGGTGGCAGTTGGGCAAAACTGGGTTCGGATGGCGCCTGGGTGCCCCTGCTGCTTGAACGCGGCGTTGCCGTTGCGCCGCTGAAACCGGCCAATTGCGGTTTCGATGTGGCCTGGAGTCGGCATTTCAGTGAGCGCTTTGCCGGTCACCCGGTCAAGCCGGTGGTCGCCTCCGTTGCCGGGCTGAGCCGGCAGGGCGAGTTCAACATCACGGCGGGCGGTATCGAGGGCGGTCTGGTTTATGCGCTGTCGGCGCCCTTGCGCGACGCCCTGGAACGGGACGGCAAGGCGGCGCTGACGCTCGATCTGGCGCCCGGGCGTACGCTGGAGCGACTGAGCGCCGATCTGGCGCGGCCGCGCGGGCGTGATTCCCTGGCCAATCATCTGCGCCGGCGGGCCGGTCTGGATGGGGTCAAGGCCGGCTTGCTGCGCGAATTGTGCCCGCCCGAGGCGTTGACCGATACGGCCAGCCTGGCTGCGGCGATCAAGGCGCTGCCCTTGCCGGTGCAGGCAGCCCGACCGATCGATGAAGCGATCAGCAGTGCCGGCGGGATTCGCCTGGCAGCACTCGATGCGCGCCTGATGCTGGCGGAGCTGCCAGGCACCTTTGCGGCGGGAGAAATGCTCGACTGGGAGGCCCCGACCGGTGGCTATCTGCTGACTGCCTGTTTCGCCAGTGGGCGAGTGGCCGGTGAAGGTGTCCTCGACTGGCTGGCAGGCTGGGATCAGCAAGGTATTTCCGGGTAA
- a CDS encoding response regulator, translating to MTQTCILVVDDEPIGRETLAENLSEEGYAVVEADSGEAAWRLIDADPERFDAILLDRMMPDMDGIEILRRVKLRPDMMHVPVIMQTGMTADADVLEGLQAGAYYYLTKPFSADTLLAIVAAATRDYRGHKELAEAVQRQSSTLSCLVQARFVFNTPEEARDLAALAANAAPDPGRVALGLSELMLNAVEHGNLAIGYDQKSRLIEDGSLHEEISRLLEQPEFNGKYAELEIERSAGELVFTIRDQGAGFDWQAYLEMSPERAFDTHGRGIAMSRMISFDSLEYRGRGNEVKALIRL from the coding sequence TTGACGCAGACGTGCATACTGGTCGTTGATGATGAGCCGATTGGCCGCGAAACGCTGGCGGAAAATTTGAGCGAAGAAGGTTATGCGGTGGTCGAGGCGGACTCGGGAGAGGCCGCCTGGCGCCTGATCGATGCCGATCCGGAGCGCTTTGACGCGATCCTGCTTGATCGCATGATGCCCGACATGGACGGCATCGAAATCCTGCGCCGGGTCAAACTGCGGCCGGACATGATGCACGTGCCGGTCATCATGCAGACCGGCATGACGGCGGATGCCGATGTGCTCGAAGGCCTGCAGGCCGGTGCCTATTACTACCTGACCAAGCCTTTTTCCGCCGATACGCTGCTGGCGATCGTCGCCGCCGCGACGCGCGATTACCGCGGCCACAAGGAACTGGCGGAGGCGGTGCAGCGCCAGAGCAGCACGCTTTCCTGTCTGGTCCAGGCGCGCTTCGTGTTCAATACCCCGGAAGAAGCGCGTGACCTCGCCGCCCTGGCCGCCAATGCGGCACCCGATCCCGGGCGTGTCGCACTTGGCCTGTCGGAGCTGATGCTCAACGCTGTCGAGCATGGCAACCTCGCCATTGGCTATGACCAGAAATCCAGGCTCATCGAGGATGGCAGCCTGCATGAGGAAATCAGCCGGCTGCTCGAGCAGCCGGAGTTCAACGGGAAATATGCCGAACTCGAAATCGAGCGTAGCGCTGGCGAACTGGTTTTCACCATTCGTGACCAGGGGGCCGGTTTCGACTGGCAGGCTTATCTCGAAATGAGTCCGGAGCGGGCTTTTGATACCCATGGCCGGGGTATCGCCATGTCACGCATGATCAGTTTTGACAGTCTTGAGTATCGTGGTCGCGGCAACGAGGTGAAGGCGCTTATCCGGCTTTGA
- a CDS encoding ATP-binding protein: MSAPKAISELPRWFIPSLILVFVLQIVGGALLYKTEHQQMLEKAGQQLLAVAELKSRQITDWRHERVADGQVISEDRELGNLIDNWLKRPDARTEQQLRARFLSLLKNYQYHDILLLDSNSNIRMSLTDHQARQLTDYALYQELAAKSQHAGLTDFHRDHDEGLFHVSVIVPLFADHGTRWIGSLAMQIDPGDFLFPTLQSWPLASRTAETLLVRRDEDQVQFLNELRNRPAATSQLRISPENKDIPAVRAIFDKASGIVAGPDYSGTPVIAALQSIPDSSWHIVTKIDREEALAEWLLASRLIIALSIGLLLATAGIFGFIYQQRGTRHYRGLFEAESATRAEQERFRIAFNASPMATSIARTDDGRFVDANDNYQRYFGWNREEMLGKTGTELGLWLDRTARSAWVEKLIRQGSTLNYETQWRDKSGKLHDIQLSAAIIDIDGVSHILGFASDVTERRQAEAELMEYRRRLEAMVSERTSQLAMAKEYAERGSRAKSAFLANMSHEIRTPLNAVIGLTHLIRRDASDPLQKERLSRVEDSAQHLLDVINDILDISKIEAEKLQLEESDFSISRLIGETLEMIEYRSHDKGLALFAELSPDLPPAVRGDPKRLQQILLNFLSNAVKFTEHGQIRVHAEVAEQTARQVLLRIEVSDTGIGIEPGIQERLFRPFEQADDSTTRRFGGTGLGLAISRQLARLMGGDTGMRSEPGNGSTFWMTVRLGVAAATIESRQTAAVDIDLEAKIRQTRQTAHILLVEDDPLSQEVALELLRHAGLTADLAENGQQAVEMAEKTAYDLILMDMQMPVLNGLEATRRILALPGRAATRVVAMTANAFNEDREACLAAGMVDHIGKPVSPEILYAKILHWLPAVSTPALLLQPPANRIAAAGDPGVAATLARLAVVPGLNTAAGLTALNGKAERYISLLRKYLERHAGAADEIRSALGTGDSATARRLAHTEKGASATLGLDGIRLAAAALELAIRENQTDRLNALISELDGVHTRLRKDVFQAIGEERVVLAIGTNTDTGQLIEQLRALLAEDNMNSLNLAQQSAAILSKLLGPDYPDFRRELDNFDFPQALHLLESRLALTSDSCSPA, translated from the coding sequence ATGTCCGCACCAAAGGCAATCTCGGAATTACCACGCTGGTTCATACCCAGCCTGATCCTCGTCTTTGTCTTGCAGATTGTTGGCGGTGCATTGCTCTACAAAACCGAGCACCAGCAGATGCTCGAGAAAGCCGGTCAGCAACTGCTGGCCGTGGCCGAACTCAAGTCTCGGCAAATCACCGACTGGCGCCACGAACGGGTTGCGGATGGCCAGGTCATCAGCGAGGACAGGGAACTGGGCAACCTGATCGACAACTGGCTGAAGCGGCCGGATGCCAGGACAGAACAGCAACTGCGCGCGCGCTTCCTGTCATTGCTGAAAAACTATCAATACCACGACATCCTGCTGCTCGACAGCAACAGCAATATCCGGATGAGTCTGACTGATCACCAGGCAAGACAGCTCACCGACTACGCTCTTTATCAGGAACTGGCAGCAAAATCCCAGCATGCCGGCCTGACCGATTTCCATCGGGATCACGATGAGGGCCTGTTCCACGTCTCGGTCATTGTTCCGCTGTTTGCCGACCACGGCACCCGCTGGATCGGCTCCCTCGCCATGCAGATCGATCCCGGTGACTTTCTTTTCCCGACCCTGCAGTCCTGGCCGCTGGCCAGTCGCACGGCGGAAACGCTCCTCGTCCGGCGCGATGAAGATCAAGTCCAGTTTCTCAACGAACTACGTAATCGCCCGGCTGCAACCTCGCAACTGCGCATCTCCCCGGAGAATAAAGATATACCGGCGGTACGTGCGATCTTCGACAAGGCGAGCGGTATCGTTGCAGGCCCCGACTATAGCGGCACCCCGGTTATTGCAGCCCTCCAGTCGATTCCCGACTCGTCCTGGCATATCGTCACCAAGATCGATCGCGAGGAAGCACTCGCCGAATGGCTGCTCGCCTCCCGTCTGATCATCGCCCTGTCCATCGGACTGCTGTTGGCGACGGCCGGCATTTTCGGGTTCATTTACCAGCAACGGGGAACCCGCCATTACCGTGGCCTGTTCGAAGCGGAAAGCGCCACCCGGGCCGAACAGGAGCGTTTCCGCATTGCCTTCAACGCCAGTCCGATGGCAACCTCGATTGCCCGCACCGACGATGGCCGCTTTGTCGACGCCAACGACAACTACCAGCGTTACTTCGGCTGGAACCGCGAGGAAATGCTGGGCAAGACGGGTACCGAACTCGGGCTGTGGCTAGACCGGACAGCCCGTTCTGCATGGGTTGAAAAACTGATCCGGCAAGGGTCTACGCTCAATTACGAAACGCAGTGGCGTGACAAATCAGGAAAGCTGCACGACATCCAGCTCTCGGCGGCGATCATCGATATCGACGGGGTTTCGCATATCCTCGGTTTTGCCTCCGACGTCACCGAACGCCGCCAGGCAGAAGCCGAACTGATGGAATACCGGCGCCGCCTGGAAGCCATGGTCAGCGAGCGAACCAGCCAATTGGCCATGGCCAAGGAGTACGCCGAACGCGGCAGCCGGGCCAAGAGCGCCTTCCTGGCCAACATGAGCCATGAAATCCGCACGCCGCTCAATGCCGTGATCGGGCTGACCCACCTGATCCGCCGTGACGCCAGTGATCCGCTGCAGAAAGAGCGTCTCAGCCGGGTCGAGGATTCGGCACAACACCTGCTCGACGTCATCAATGACATTCTCGACATATCCAAGATCGAAGCCGAAAAACTCCAGCTTGAGGAAAGCGACTTCTCGATCTCGCGTCTGATCGGCGAAACGCTGGAAATGATTGAATATCGCAGCCACGACAAAGGGCTGGCGCTGTTTGCCGAACTGTCGCCGGATCTCCCACCGGCCGTGCGCGGCGATCCCAAACGCCTGCAGCAGATCCTGCTCAACTTCCTCTCCAACGCGGTCAAATTCACCGAGCATGGCCAGATCAGGGTGCATGCAGAAGTGGCCGAGCAGACTGCCAGGCAGGTATTGCTGCGTATCGAAGTCAGCGATACCGGCATCGGTATCGAACCCGGCATCCAGGAACGCCTGTTCCGCCCCTTTGAGCAGGCAGACGACTCGACGACCCGGCGCTTTGGCGGCACCGGCCTCGGCCTGGCCATCAGCCGCCAGCTCGCCCGCCTGATGGGCGGCGATACCGGCATGCGCAGCGAGCCAGGAAATGGCAGCACGTTCTGGATGACGGTTCGCCTGGGCGTTGCCGCAGCAACAATCGAAAGCCGGCAAACGGCAGCGGTCGACATCGATCTGGAGGCAAAAATCCGCCAAACCCGCCAGACCGCGCACATCCTCCTGGTCGAGGACGACCCGCTCAGCCAGGAGGTCGCACTCGAACTGTTGCGGCACGCCGGACTCACAGCCGATCTCGCGGAGAATGGGCAGCAGGCCGTTGAAATGGCGGAAAAGACTGCCTACGACCTGATCCTGATGGACATGCAGATGCCGGTGCTGAACGGTCTGGAGGCCACCCGGCGCATTCTCGCCCTACCCGGACGGGCAGCAACCCGGGTCGTTGCGATGACCGCGAATGCCTTCAACGAAGACCGGGAAGCCTGCCTAGCGGCCGGCATGGTCGACCATATCGGCAAGCCGGTCAGCCCCGAGATTCTCTACGCCAAAATCCTGCACTGGTTGCCGGCGGTCAGCACCCCGGCATTGCTGCTGCAGCCACCGGCCAACCGGATTGCCGCGGCTGGCGATCCTGGCGTGGCAGCTACGCTCGCCCGACTGGCGGTGGTTCCCGGCCTGAACACGGCGGCCGGACTCACTGCGCTGAATGGCAAGGCCGAGCGCTATATCAGTCTGCTGCGCAAATATCTTGAGCGCCATGCCGGTGCCGCCGACGAAATCCGCAGCGCACTCGGCACTGGCGACAGCGCCACGGCCCGCCGCCTGGCACATACCGAAAAAGGCGCCTCGGCAACCCTCGGGCTGGACGGCATCCGTTTGGCGGCTGCCGCTCTGGAACTCGCCATACGGGAGAACCAGACTGACCGGCTGAATGCGCTGATCAGCGAGCTGGACGGCGTGCATACCCGGCTGCGCAAAGACGTATTCCAGGCAATCGGTGAAGAAAGGGTCGTGTTGGCCATCGGCACAAACACCGATACAGGGCAATTGATCGAGCAGTTGCGTGCCCTGCTGGCGGAAGACAACATGAACAGCCTCAACCTGGCACAGCAGTCCGCCGCCATCCTGAGCAAGCTGCTCGGCCCGGACTATCCGGACTTCCGCCGTGAGCTCGACAATTTCGATTTCCCGCAGGCACTGCACCTGCTGGAAAGCCGCCTGGCCCTCACCAGCGACAGCTGTTCACCGGCATGA